One Cryptomeria japonica chromosome 9, Sugi_1.0, whole genome shotgun sequence genomic window carries:
- the LOC131030140 gene encoding phosphopantothenoylcysteine decarboxylase subunit VHS3, whose amino-acid sequence MAAAAAVADNCNTLHMACSSEPVTATEGEGGKPVNGEHQNGKENQEKLVGKEDGAEQGKEDEANVGADGESYGAGGGDEEGEEEEDDDDDGAVPDGDEEDDDDDDGEEDDEDEEDDEDEEEDEDDEAPPQPAAKKLKK is encoded by the exons ATGGCTGCAGCAGCAGCAGTTGCAGACAACTGCAATACATTACATATGGCTTGTTCCTCG GAACCTGTGACTGCAACAGAAGGTGAAGGTGGGAAGCCTGTTAATGGCGAACACCAGAATGGGAAGGAGAACCAGGAGAAACTTGTCGGCAAAGAAGACGGAGCAGAACAAGGGAAGGAGGACGAGGCTAACGTTGGAGCTGACGGTGAAAGTTACGGCGCAGGCGGTGGAGATGAGGAAggtgaggaagaggaggatgatgatgatgacggtgccGTGCCTGACGGAGATGAAGaagatgacgacgatgacgacggcgaggaggatgatgaagatgaagaggatgatgaagatgaggaggaggatgaagatgatgaggcTCCTCCTCAACCTGCAGCAAAGAAGTTGAAGAAATGA